AGAGCATCGAACGGATCGCGGGCGGCGGGCATTTTTTCAATACAGGAGCATACTTATGACATATTCTCGCAGCGCCAGCGCTTACGGCCGGGGAGCGAATGCCTACGCCCGCGTCGGCGTAGAGAGTGGCGTCATGTCGGCCGACCCCCACCAGCTTATCGTTATGCTGTTCGACGGCGCTCAGGCCTCGATTCGCGCCGCGCGCATCCACATGCAGGCGGGTAACGTGAACGAAAAAGGCCGCGCGATTTCAAAAGCGCTGGATATCGTCAATAACGGCCTGGCCGCCGCGCTCGATCAGGAGAAGGGCGGCGAAATCGCCGAGCGACTGGGGTCGCTTTACGACTACATTGCGCGGCTGCTTTTGACCGCTAATTTGCGCAATGATGAAGAAAGCCTGAACCAGGCGGAGCGCCTACTAGAGGATGTGGCCTCGGCCTGGCGTGAAATCGGCCAACAACAAAGTGCGTGAGGCGCCCATGTCTGCTTTCGATACGGCATCCGACGATAGCCAGCAAGTTCTGCTCGACACCTACACCGAGCTTTTGACCCGCGCCGCGCAAATGCAGGTGCTGGCGAGCAGCGAGCAGTGGGCGGAACTTATCGAGGAGCGTACCCATTACGTCATGCTCGTCGACAAGCTGCGCGAGCTCGATGAACGCATTACGCTCGACGACACCGGCAAGGCACGCAAGGCCGAGCTTCTCGAGCGCATACTCGAGCACGATGTCGAGATTCGTCGGCGGCTGGTCACCCGGCGCGACGAGCTCGGGAAGCTGATTGGCGTGTCGCAAAAACAGCGTGATCTGCACCGCGCCTACGCTCCTCAGCAAGGCGGCTCTTATCAGGATGAGCCCTCGCCGTGAGCGGCATCACGCCGTTGATCGACACACTGATGCACCAGGTGTTGGGGCGTCAGGGCGAGTCATCGCTGCAGCGTTCGATCAATGCGCCCGTCCAGCCGGTCACTTACGGCGATGGGCCCCGCGCGCTTTCGCGCGATGCAGGCCTGGATGGCCGTCCTCCCGCGCAGCCGCTCATCGACGAGCTGCGCCGATTGCCCCCGTCGCTCGACCAGCGCGGTCGCGGCGCGATTGATGCCCGCGGCGACGCGCCGCCAGGCTCTACACAAACGCATTTTAGCCCCGCCGCGCGCAGTATCGCCGACGTGCTGCTGCGTTTTCCCGCCTCGCCCGCCGCGCTGCGGCCAGCCGCCCCTTTGATGCAGCCCGGTGAGCCGGTTAGCGCCGATACGCTCTCCAATCGCTTGAGTGCCAGCATCCGCGACAGCGGCCTTTTTTACGAGGCGCATCTCAAGCGCTGGTTTCAAGGCGACGTGCCCCGTTTGCAGCTGATGCGTGAGCCGCAGATGCAGCTTGCAAGGCCCCAGGCGGCCGGCCAGGCGCCAGCAATGGGGGCCTTTACTGGCCCTGGCGCACAGCCTTCTGCTTCCAGCGCCATTTTACCCAACACACCGCTTTTGTTCGTACAGGCGCCCACTGCGGGCAGCGGCCTGTCACTCCTCCCCGCGCCGCCGCTGGCAACACCGGCTCGACAGGGGGCGTTGACGCCAGGGGCGATGGCGCCGCTGCCCGGCGCCGTCCAGTCCGGCGCCCCGGCGACAACCAGTGAGCCCGGCGTTTATGAGCGGCCGACCACAGCGCTCTCGTCGACGCCGGCCCCGCTCACCGGGGGCGCACGGGGGGGCGGTGCATTCCCACAGGACATCGAGGCGCTGCGCGATATCGATACGGCCGCCACGTTCAAGCGTGAGATCGTTCATGAAAGTCTTCAGCCACTGGTACGCCAGCAGCTGGAGATGCTGGCGACGCCGGCTCTGCGTTGGGAGGGGGACGTCTGGGCGGGCATCTTCATGGCGCTGGTCATCAAGCTGCCCGGTAGCGGCCAATTCGGGGAGTCCGGCGGCGAAGAGGGGGAAGCCGATCAGCGGTGGCATTCGCAAATGCACCTCGATGTCCCCGCGGTCGGCGCCTTCGACGTCGCCCTCACCCTCGTTCAATCCACGCTGGGGGTCGATGTGACCGCCCAGAATGCGGAGACTCATCAGCGTCTG
The window above is part of the Halomonas sp. GD1P12 genome. Proteins encoded here:
- the fliS gene encoding flagellar export chaperone FliS; the encoded protein is MTYSRSASAYGRGANAYARVGVESGVMSADPHQLIVMLFDGAQASIRAARIHMQAGNVNEKGRAISKALDIVNNGLAAALDQEKGGEIAERLGSLYDYIARLLLTANLRNDEESLNQAERLLEDVASAWREIGQQQSA
- the fliT gene encoding flagellar protein FliT, encoding MSAFDTASDDSQQVLLDTYTELLTRAAQMQVLASSEQWAELIEERTHYVMLVDKLRELDERITLDDTGKARKAELLERILEHDVEIRRRLVTRRDELGKLIGVSQKQRDLHRAYAPQQGGSYQDEPSP
- a CDS encoding flagellar hook-length control protein FliK; protein product: MSGITPLIDTLMHQVLGRQGESSLQRSINAPVQPVTYGDGPRALSRDAGLDGRPPAQPLIDELRRLPPSLDQRGRGAIDARGDAPPGSTQTHFSPAARSIADVLLRFPASPAALRPAAPLMQPGEPVSADTLSNRLSASIRDSGLFYEAHLKRWFQGDVPRLQLMREPQMQLARPQAAGQAPAMGAFTGPGAQPSASSAILPNTPLLFVQAPTAGSGLSLLPAPPLATPARQGALTPGAMAPLPGAVQSGAPATTSEPGVYERPTTALSSTPAPLTGGARGGGAFPQDIEALRDIDTAATFKREIVHESLQPLVRQQLEMLATPALRWEGDVWAGIFMALVIKLPGSGQFGESGGEEGEADQRWHSQMHLDVPAVGAFDVALTLVQSTLGVDVTAQNAETHQRLTPAVEDLRTRLGALDFQHVRVTLKAMAGDA